The Fulvivirga ligni genome window below encodes:
- a CDS encoding GNAT family N-acetyltransferase, with protein MSFIIQPKNNRKPIFRKHIKGIGVFELYAFDVESESKYIHQWVNQDYAKYWDMQNTSLDQVKSAYQEIVNGHTQVFMAYYNNAPIFLLERYDPEQDLIGKYYDVKPGDAGMHILIAPPKSKIAHFTWHVFTTIMDFIFSDEKVNRIVVEPDIRNEKIHVLNKKAGFKYDKSLKLPHKTAHLAFCTKSDYRIAKSEHDLGGPITLANDPEEAVNHLNEKNWSKANIIFIRKAIGEFAHELILQPKSFEKDSNGYEHYALSADQPGVIYYFRAKKLALDHWSIDETSITKKVNDETAALDGLSFILDFKNTLGIPAEMLPTYLEEIASTLYGSAYMRQTKATPATELINAEYQQIEHAMTAGHPCFVANNGRIGFDTVDYKKYAPEADTSFQLIWLAGHKEQTNFSHVNGLTYRNLLSNELGDEVVNQFNDKLNSLGVSADEYCFIPVHPWQWFNKLASIFSPDIANKRLIYLGRGRDQYLAQQSIRTLYNITKPDKYYVKTSLSILNMGFMRGLSPYYMSGTPAITEWVNQTLGNDQYLKDQGFEMLGEVATVGYRNFYFEELGRTNAYNKMLSALWRESPSSKLASGQRLMTMAALLHNDEDNRSLVAELINASGLPAKQWLQSYLKCYMKPLLHCFYKYDTVFMPHGENLILVMEENVPVKAIMKDITEEMQVLSSEVELSGEVKRIFADVPENIRLLSIFTDVFDCFFRFLSAILEEQNICTEGVFWQTVAEVIYEYQEDWPQYEHKYMKFDLFAEEFDRSCLNRLQLKNNRQMVNLADPAAALQFFGKLTNPVATFRRVKMEGNV; from the coding sequence ATGTCTTTTATAATTCAACCTAAAAATAATAGAAAGCCCATTTTCAGAAAGCATATCAAAGGCATTGGTGTCTTTGAATTATACGCTTTTGATGTAGAAAGTGAGTCAAAGTACATCCACCAGTGGGTCAACCAAGATTACGCAAAATACTGGGATATGCAGAATACCTCTTTAGATCAGGTTAAATCTGCTTACCAGGAAATAGTAAATGGCCATACCCAAGTCTTTATGGCATATTACAATAATGCTCCAATCTTTTTGCTAGAACGGTATGATCCGGAGCAGGATCTCATAGGAAAATACTATGATGTAAAACCAGGAGATGCTGGCATGCATATACTAATAGCTCCTCCAAAGAGCAAAATTGCCCATTTCACCTGGCATGTGTTTACTACTATTATGGATTTTATATTTTCAGATGAAAAAGTAAATAGGATAGTGGTAGAGCCCGATATTAGAAATGAGAAAATTCATGTACTTAATAAGAAAGCCGGATTTAAATATGATAAATCATTAAAACTTCCTCACAAAACAGCTCATTTGGCCTTCTGCACAAAATCTGATTATCGAATAGCCAAAAGTGAGCATGATCTAGGTGGGCCTATCACATTAGCCAATGATCCTGAAGAAGCCGTAAATCACCTGAATGAGAAAAACTGGTCAAAAGCTAATATCATTTTTATTAGAAAAGCTATTGGTGAGTTTGCCCATGAATTGATATTGCAACCAAAATCATTTGAAAAGGACAGCAATGGATATGAGCACTATGCACTAAGCGCTGACCAGCCTGGAGTAATCTATTACTTTAGAGCTAAAAAGCTGGCTTTAGATCATTGGTCTATAGATGAAACCAGCATAACCAAAAAAGTTAATGATGAAACAGCTGCATTAGATGGATTGTCATTCATATTGGATTTTAAAAACACCCTTGGCATACCGGCTGAAATGTTGCCTACCTATTTGGAGGAGATTGCCAGCACTCTCTACGGTAGCGCTTATATGCGACAGACCAAAGCCACTCCGGCTACTGAACTCATCAATGCAGAATACCAGCAGATAGAGCATGCTATGACCGCCGGTCACCCTTGTTTTGTAGCTAATAACGGACGCATTGGATTTGATACTGTAGATTATAAAAAATATGCTCCTGAAGCTGATACAAGCTTTCAATTAATATGGCTAGCTGGTCATAAAGAACAGACCAATTTTTCTCATGTCAACGGTCTGACGTACAGGAATTTACTTTCAAATGAGCTTGGCGATGAGGTAGTGAATCAATTTAATGATAAGCTAAATTCTTTAGGAGTTAGTGCTGACGAGTATTGCTTTATACCAGTACATCCATGGCAGTGGTTTAACAAATTGGCAAGTATATTTTCTCCTGACATCGCCAATAAAAGATTGATTTACCTGGGAAGGGGGCGCGATCAATATTTAGCTCAGCAGTCCATAAGAACATTATATAATATTACTAAACCCGATAAATACTACGTGAAAACTTCCCTTTCCATTTTGAATATGGGATTTATGCGGGGTTTATCTCCATATTATATGAGTGGTACTCCTGCTATTACTGAGTGGGTAAATCAAACATTGGGGAATGATCAATATTTAAAAGATCAAGGTTTTGAAATGCTGGGTGAAGTAGCCACTGTTGGCTATAGAAATTTCTATTTTGAAGAATTGGGTAGGACCAACGCTTATAATAAGATGCTTTCGGCCTTATGGAGAGAGAGCCCATCATCAAAGCTGGCTTCTGGACAGAGGCTCATGACCATGGCAGCCTTACTTCATAACGATGAAGACAACCGGTCATTAGTGGCAGAATTAATCAATGCCTCAGGCTTACCAGCAAAGCAATGGTTACAGAGTTATCTCAAATGTTATATGAAACCTTTGCTTCATTGTTTTTATAAGTATGACACCGTTTTTATGCCGCACGGTGAAAACCTGATCTTGGTTATGGAAGAGAATGTTCCGGTAAAGGCTATAATGAAAGATATTACAGAGGAAATGCAAGTCTTGAGTAGCGAGGTAGAGCTAAGTGGTGAAGTGAAGAGAATATTTGCCGATGTGCCAGAAAATATCCGATTACTCTCAATATTCACCGACGTATTTGATTGCTTCTTTAGATTTTTAAGTGCCATACTGGAAGAACAGAATATTTGTACAGAAGGCGTTTTTTGGCAAACCGTAGCTGAAGTTATTTATGAATACCAGGAAGATTGGCCACAATATGAGCATAAGTATATGAAGTTTGATCTATTTGCAGAAGAGTTTGATAGGTCATGCCTTAATCGGCTGCAGCTAAAAAACAATAGGCAAATGGTGAATCTGGCCGATCCTGCGGCGGCTTTACAGTTTTTCGGTAAACTGACCAACCCTGTAGCTACCTTTAGGAGAGTGAAAATGGAGGGCAATGTGTAA
- a CDS encoding heparan-alpha-glucosaminide N-acetyltransferase domain-containing protein, which translates to METLQNKRISAIDFGRGMSVLVMILVHTLWVYGSIETQRDSTLGHVIHFLGKGTAMFLVSMGVSFVLSSRQSVAGSMKRGLIILGVGYLMNVLKFIVPLELFHTMPEGFLQDYGWVRPLSSGQLIWLATIGDILQLAGVALFFMGWANRYVKNKFILLVIALLIALPSRLLSGFSTDIPVLHYLCELFFSDAWHVYFPVFPWMSFMFAGMFFGRYYKEMQNDQDLLFKKMLLYGLIFLAVGGALCYYNFTYHFGDFFHLGPGVRFISLG; encoded by the coding sequence ATGGAAACGCTTCAAAATAAAAGAATTTCGGCCATAGACTTCGGCCGGGGGATGAGTGTGCTAGTTATGATTCTTGTACATACATTATGGGTGTATGGAAGTATAGAGACTCAGCGAGATTCTACATTAGGACATGTCATTCATTTTTTAGGTAAGGGCACAGCTATGTTTTTAGTATCTATGGGAGTTTCATTTGTTCTGTCCAGCAGACAGAGCGTGGCAGGATCCATGAAAAGAGGGCTTATCATATTAGGCGTAGGATACCTAATGAATGTTTTAAAATTTATAGTGCCACTAGAGCTATTTCACACTATGCCAGAGGGCTTCCTTCAAGACTACGGTTGGGTCAGACCGCTAAGTTCAGGTCAGCTGATTTGGCTGGCTACTATTGGAGATATTCTACAATTAGCCGGCGTGGCGCTGTTTTTTATGGGATGGGCTAACCGGTACGTGAAAAATAAATTCATTTTATTGGTGATAGCATTGTTAATAGCTCTTCCTTCCCGTTTGCTATCCGGCTTTTCCACAGATATCCCTGTATTACATTACCTATGTGAATTATTCTTTAGTGATGCCTGGCATGTTTATTTTCCGGTGTTTCCCTGGATGTCGTTTATGTTTGCTGGGATGTTTTTCGGTCGTTATTATAAAGAAATGCAAAATGATCAAGACTTACTGTTCAAGAAAATGTTGCTATATGGACTTATCTTTTTAGCTGTGGGTGGTGCATTATGTTATTATAATTTCACATATCATTTTGGAGACTTTTTTCATTTGGGACCTGGGGTGCGTTTTATCTCCTTGGGTTAA
- a CDS encoding MFS transporter — MNLKLFLIGMTLLAVVSDSMLHPFFPQFFKGTFGVSDPKHVGYYIAAMCFTVMVAFPLWAFVTKRVAELKLLVYTQLAAGLLCVYCFRINSLALFWVISLTMIVFKGSYLLIYPYVMSLVEKENHTSTVGLLSVVVHFGSILGAILGGAAVDSFNPKFIFLVMAAGDFIQMAVSFYLLRSSRYNTDYKLPDEPTEKSDLLPKDFILKLGLITMILYGSAYMIRPFFSVYWEAISSYDSKIVSGSMYALPALVALVALWLDHRKILAKDGFNAIIPSIILGVAGLLLQGSQVAWVIIVGRLIYGWAIYHAVIKFDVLLFELSTPKAYATDYSKIHFFQNLGVLITSFGVGVMVDQYGLVIPFWIAGAGFLITLSLYCLVFKSSREGLGKPSISNQ, encoded by the coding sequence ATGAATCTTAAATTATTTCTTATTGGCATGACATTGCTGGCGGTGGTAAGTGACTCCATGCTTCATCCGTTTTTCCCTCAGTTTTTTAAAGGCACTTTTGGGGTTAGTGATCCCAAACATGTGGGGTATTACATTGCTGCCATGTGTTTTACTGTAATGGTGGCTTTTCCGCTTTGGGCGTTTGTAACCAAACGGGTAGCTGAGTTAAAGTTGCTGGTCTACACGCAGTTGGCGGCAGGGCTCTTGTGCGTTTACTGCTTTCGGATAAATTCATTAGCACTGTTTTGGGTCATCTCCCTTACTATGATAGTTTTTAAGGGTAGTTACCTGCTTATCTATCCATATGTAATGAGCTTGGTGGAAAAGGAGAATCATACCAGCACCGTTGGGCTATTATCAGTAGTGGTACATTTTGGTAGTATCCTGGGAGCCATTCTGGGTGGTGCAGCTGTAGATTCATTCAATCCTAAATTTATATTTCTGGTTATGGCCGCCGGTGATTTTATTCAGATGGCAGTAAGCTTTTATCTGCTTAGAAGCTCCCGTTATAATACTGACTATAAGCTACCTGACGAGCCTACCGAAAAAAGCGATCTCCTTCCTAAAGATTTTATCTTAAAACTAGGTCTAATTACCATGATTTTGTATGGTAGTGCCTATATGATAAGGCCTTTCTTTTCCGTGTATTGGGAAGCAATCTCAAGCTATGATAGTAAAATAGTTTCTGGTTCTATGTATGCTCTTCCGGCTCTGGTAGCTCTTGTAGCCTTATGGCTTGATCATAGAAAAATATTGGCCAAAGACGGCTTCAATGCTATTATACCTTCCATAATTCTTGGTGTTGCAGGTCTACTTTTACAGGGCTCACAGGTAGCATGGGTGATAATTGTTGGACGGCTAATTTATGGCTGGGCCATCTATCATGCGGTGATAAAATTCGATGTGCTACTATTTGAACTCAGTACCCCAAAAGCCTATGCTACAGATTACAGCAAGATACATTTCTTTCAGAATTTGGGTGTGCTGATTACCTCATTTGGCGTGGGGGTAATGGTAGATCAGTACGGCTTAGTTATTCCATTCTGGATAGCTGGAGCTGGCTTTTTAATCACCCTATCATTGTATTGCCTGGTCTTTAAAAGTTCGCGGGAGGGACTGGGGAAGCCTTCAATTTCCAATCAATAA